Part of the Notamacropus eugenii isolate mMacEug1 chromosome 5, mMacEug1.pri_v2, whole genome shotgun sequence genome is shown below.
tctcagaggcaagacttgaactcaggccttcctgactttgagaccaCCTATGTCATGGGTCAGAGTAAAGAGTTTTATGGATAATACGAGTTGTGATAGAAAGCAGTtaggtagcataatggatagggtgctggacttaagagtcaggaaggtcCGAGTTGGAATCTTGCCTCCAATACTTAATAGCTGGGtccctcaggcaagtcacttaaattctcggGGCTCAGGGAAacgctttaaaattattatttgtagGGAAGGAGGCAACCAGCTAAGTCCCTAGATAACATTGTCATCTGCCATGTTGAATCCTTCTCTTTTCAGCcaatattttcttcattcccCTGAATCCCTAACTGGCTTCCCCTCctgaattgaaaaaaagaaaagactgactCAGCATCTCTCTCTAACTTACTAGATAAAATAACAAGTATGAGATACAAAATATGACATTTCAACCATACAGAGGGGCACAATTCCTTCTAAATAGAATAtatagtcatttaatctttcagctTCCACTGAAATCTCTCCAACAGAGATTTGAAAAATGTCCTCCCATCCCTGGTCTCTTCTTCTCTGTGGCTATGGTTCCTCAGGGGCATTTCTCCTATGAATTCTGAGTCATGGCATTTTCCCCCTGGCTGGTGAGCCTTGCCAAGAATGAAGTGTAGCCACTTTGGCCTAGAAGACCTACAGAGTCCAAGGTCAGGGTTGGATGATGATGAAAAGGCTGGTGGTCCATGGGGGTGCCTTCTCAGACTATAGTGGGAATAAGGAAAGTCAAGATAGGAGCAGGCTGTAATCTGGGGCACTTGGAGGACAAATCTCACCCCCAGCTCTTCAAAACCAGGCATAGGAGTAGGTAAGGCCAGTAACTGTGCTTCAAATGGGTATTTCATTCCCTCATGGGGACAGCCATTTGGGATCCAGGAGGCGCAAAGTAAGCATATAGGATAGTAAGATGAACTGTATCGGCTAGAACGGTGAGAGAATTTTCTCATCTTTCGTAGAAGAATTTGTTTATagatatcattttttattttctcctgagGGATGGAATTGATGATGGCCTGAACTATTCTGTCAGGAACAATCTGCCCCTCCACAGCATATGGCTTGATGTAATTTAAACCGGAAGATTTTCTGTTTAGCGTGGGCTGGGTCTGGCATTGGAGTCTCAATGGCATATCAACTTGGAGGTCAAAGTTTGGTCTAACTTCAGCCTGGGAACGATCACTTCTTGGACATTTATTCTTCATGCCAGGGCCTGAGGGCAGAACAGTGCCGTGTTTAGTGAAGCTTAGTAGAGCTGTTTCCTGATTGCATAGCTGTGTTGGTGTTGTGCCCTTGGGTTTGGTAGAGTCTAATTTAGCTTCACCCTGGTTTGTTGAACTGGGAAAAAGAGTGACTTGGGGGTCAAGACTAGATGAGTGTGTGACCTGGTGGTTTGGACTCATTAAgcattctgctaagcactggggatctGATAGAGGTGCATTTTGAAGATCAGGAGGGGAGAAAGCTTCTGATGGGTTGAATGGAGGTATGGTCTGATAGTCAGAACCAGGCAGAGCTGGGTCCTCAGGGTGTTTCAGCAAAGGAGGTGATGTCCTGAAACCCAGGTTCATTAGAATTTCAGCCTGCTGGCCTGTTTCCGGTGGCACTGTTTCATATGTATTATCTGGGGGTTGAAGTGAGACCAGGGCATTGAAAGCTGCTGTATTCTCATCCCTGTGGTGAGGGCTACATGTAGGTGTGGCCTGGCAGTCAGGGCCATATTGAGCTGTGTTCTGGGATTCCAAGTCTGGGGGAAGTATGGCTGCCTCCTGATCCTGGCCCATTACAGTGATGACCTTCTGGTCTATTGTCAGTGACATTGTTTCCCCAGGCTCTTGCTctgtttgaacccaggtcaggGCAATGGGATCTATTACATCTTTAGCCTGATCATCAAGGCTATGTGAAAGGGTAGCCCTATTGTCAGGGCCAGGCAGAATTTTGTCTTGGGAGTTAAAGCCCAACGTAGGCATGAGCATAATATCCACTTCGGAAAGGATGGCATCCTGGTGGCTGGTTTCTTTTGGCAATGTTTCCTGTTCTTTCTGAATTGAGATGTGAGCTCCAGGCAGGTCAAGGTTGAGAGGACATGTGTCCTGCTGGTCAGATCCAGGTAGAGGAGGCATTATGCAGTGATCACAGGCAGTTGTATTTGTGGCCTGTTCATCTATTCTCCATGGCATTGTCTCCCAGAGACCTTGCTCCGATTGCATCAAGGTCTCAGTGATAGGCCCTGATATATCCACATTTGGGTCAGCATTATCTAGAAGTGAGCCATGGTTTCCAGGGGCAAGCAGAGTTTTATGCTGGGGGTCAGAGTCCACCGAAGGCTCTGTTGCCTCCAAATTGTAGCCTAGGAGAGTCGTGGCTTCATGTTTACTTCCTAGTGGcattctttccttgttttcctgTCCTGTTTTACATGAGACCCCAGTGCCAGGGTTTGCTGTATCTATAGTCTGAAAATCACGGCTAAGAGAAAGTATAGCTTGGTGGTCAGCACCTGAGAGAATTGTTTCTGGGTtctctgggcccagagtcagacTTATTTCAATGTGATCTTGGCCCGTGGGATTTGTGATCTGTTGACCTGTTCCAGGTTGGACCATTTGCCAGTGTTGTTCTTCTGGTTGAACTAAATCATGGTCACTTGTAGCATCTTGTATatcttcagtttgatagtctGGCCCAAGATGAGGCATGTCCTGGTGGTCAGACCCACAGATAAttgtttcttgtttatctttgCTCAAAGGAGGAAGTGCTGCCCTGTGGTCCTTACCAATGGGATTTCTGGATTGCTGCTCTGTCACTGGTTCTCTTGTTTCACTGTGTTCTGAATTTAGTTGCCATGAATCCTGGCCATTATGGTCTAGAATATCCTCAGGCTGGTGGTCAGGGATGGGTGGTAATATTGTGCAGTGGTCAGGGCTCAGGAAAGTTGTTTTCTTGTTATCAGTGCTCAGAGGAAGTGTTACCCCTTGACCAAGATCAGTGGAATTTGGGGTCTGATGGACTATTCCCTCTGGTATTATTTCACATTGTTTGAGTTCTTCTTGAAGGGAGACCTGGACCTTAGGGTACCCCAGTATATCCTCAGGCTGGTGAGTAGGGCTGGCTAGAAGTGTGGCTTGATGTTTGGAGATGGGTAGAGTTGAGTCCTGGGTGTCTAAGCCCAGTGAAGATACTGAAGTGAGAGCCTGGTCTATTACAGCTGGGGACCAGATTTCTATTTTTGATGGCATTGGTTCCCCATGCCCTTGTTCAAGCTGAAGCAAGACATGTGCATCAGGGTCTGGTGTAGCCATAGCCGGTTGTTGCTCAGGCCTGGGAGGAACCCTGCAGTTAGGACCAGGTAGAGTTGTTTTCTGGTCATCTACACCTCGGGGATTTGCAGTTATCCTTTGATTTTGGCCTGTTAGAATTATTGTAGACTGATGGCCTACTGCTGGTTGCCTTGTTTCATGGTGTTTTGGTTCTGGTTGAAATGAAAACTGAACATTTGGGTCAGGTATAACTTCAGGCTGAAATTCAGGCTGGGGTGGAGGTGTGGCCCAGTGGTCAAATCTAGGTGGAATTGTTGCCTTGCTTGCTGTGTTCTGGGGAGAAGTTACCCCATAATTCCATACAAAGGGACTCATGTTCTGGTGATTTGTTCCCTCTGTCACTGTTCCCCATAGTTCTAGATTTGGTTGATATATCAGTTGAGCATTAGGGTTTGCAACTTTCCCAATCTGGTAGTCAGAGTTGAGTGTATTTGTGGCTTGGGGCATGGTGCCAAGTTGATTGATGCCTTGCTTATAAGACACCATTGAAGGTGCTGTCCCAAGATCCTGACCAACCCCTATTATAGTTGTGGCCTGGGGCTGTACTCTTGGTGGCATGGCTTTCAAGGGATAAGCAATGGAACGTGTTACATCCTCAGCCTGATAGTGAGGGACAAAAACAATTGTTTTCTGGCCATCCATGCccaggaaaggagggatgatCCAGGGAGCCTGTCTTGTAGGCTTTGTATCCTGGTTACCAGCTCTCATTGGCATTGTTTTACTGTATTCTTTCTCCATTTGAAGTGAGACCTGGGCAACAGGGCGTGAATGCTGCTCTGGATGGGGAGGAGGTATCACCTGGGGATCAGGGACATGCAGAGTTTTGCCTTGGAGGTGTAAGCGGAGTGGAAGTTGTCTTGCCCCTTGATCCTGACTTGTTCTTACTGGTATTGTTTCCAAgggctttttttccatttgaaataatCCATGGGCCAAAGGGTATGTTGCATCCCCAGCCTGCTGTAGCTGATGAGGAACAAATGCATTTGTAACCCTGGTTTTCTGATCTGGAGGTGATAAAGGTACCCCCAGAGATTTGGGAAGGTGGTCATTACAATAGAGCAGTGAAACTGTTTTCCAAGGGCAGAGAAGGTTGGGATGTGATGATGAAGGTCTTTTGGGCTGGGCACAATAGCCCAGACCTGATGTTTTTGAAGCTGTATCTCTGGAGCAGTGATTTGGACCAGTGGATATCGAGCCAGCTGAATGAAGCATTGGTTCCAGTTTTAAAAATCCTAAAAGAGCATTTGTGGCCCTGATCCTACGCCTGGGCTTAGGCAAAGTCTGTTGACTGGGGTTCACTGCTACAGTTGTGACTCTCACTGAGTGGTTAGGGACCTTTTGAGGTACAGCTATGAACATGGTTCTGTGGACATCATGTGGTGGGACCTCAGCAAATGATGGGAATGGGGCCTGATGTTTCAGATGACTTAAGTCCTCAGCCTGCTGACCACAGTTTGGAAACATCTTTGAAAAGTGGTTAGGGCTAGAAGAAGCTTCTGAGTGGTGGTTAGGATCCAACGGAATCACAGGCTGATTTATGGGGCGAAGTGGAGGACATTGTTTACTGAACGTCAGAGTCACAGCAGGCGTGGTGGATGGGATGTCAGGCCTATTTATGGGCAAGACTGAGGTGACCACATGGTGCTTGGAACTTGAGGGTGCCTTATTTACTGTACTCTGGTGATGGAGATGGGGTAGTGGCATCGCAGCTGTTCTAGGAGGAGGTGGCTGGATGGTTATAACTGGATGTTGGAAACGTGGTGAGGGTACTGGTTCAGTCCTGGGGCGAAAATGGGGAATTGGCTGGATGATTCTCTCCTGGGCCCTGCAGGACATCTGCTCAGCCCTCAAATAAGGATCT
Proteins encoded:
- the LOC140506443 gene encoding uncharacterized protein; translation: MGRKQRIFPKNMVQAPHTGLCYQAKVVWLPCPPHRVSPLWEQDPYLRAEQMSCRAQERIIQPIPHFRPRTEPVPSPRFQHPVITIQPPPPRTAAMPLPHLHHQSTVNKAPSSSKHHVVTSVLPINRPDIPSTTPAVTLTFSKQCPPLRPINQPVIPLDPNHHSEASSSPNHFSKMFPNCGQQAEDLSHLKHQAPFPSFAEVPPHDVHRTMFIAVPQKVPNHSVRVTTVAVNPSQQTLPKPRRRIRATNALLGFLKLEPMLHSAGSISTGPNHCSRDTASKTSGLGYCAQPKRPSSSHPNLLCPWKTVSLLYCNDHLPKSLGVPLSPPDQKTRVTNAFVPHQLQQAGDATYPLAHGLFQMEKKPLETIPVRTSQDQGARQLPLRLHLQGKTLHVPDPQVIPPPHPEQHSRPVAQVSLQMEKEYSKTMPMRAGNQDTKPTRQAPWIIPPFLGMDGQKTIVFVPHYQAEDVTRSIAYPLKAMPPRVQPQATTIIGVGQDLGTAPSMVSYKQGINQLGTMPQATNTLNSDYQIGKVANPNAQLIYQPNLELWGTVTEGTNHQNMSPFVWNYGVTSPQNTASKATIPPRFDHWATPPPQPEFQPEVIPDPNVQFSFQPEPKHHETRQPAVGHQSTIILTGQNQRITANPRGVDDQKTTLPGPNCRVPPRPEQQPAMATPDPDAHVLLQLEQGHGEPMPSKIEIWSPAVIDQALTSVSSLGLDTQDSTLPISKHQATLLASPTHQPEDILGYPKVQVSLQEELKQCEIIPEGIVHQTPNSTDLGQGVTLPLSTDNKKTTFLSPDHCTILPPIPDHQPEDILDHNGQDSWQLNSEHSETREPVTEQQSRNPIGKDHRAALPPLSKDKQETIICGSDHQDMPHLGPDYQTEDIQDATSDHDLVQPEEQHWQMVQPGTGQQITNPTGQDHIEISLTLGPENPETILSGADHQAILSLSRDFQTIDTANPGTGVSCKTGQENKERMPLGSKHEATTLLGYNLEATEPSVDSDPQHKTLLAPGNHGSLLDNADPNVDISGPITETLMQSEQGLWETMPWRIDEQATNTTACDHCIMPPLPGSDQQDTCPLNLDLPGAHISIQKEQETLPKETSHQDAILSEVDIMLMPTLGFNSQDKILPGPDNRATLSHSLDDQAKDVIDPIALTWVQTEQEPGETMSLTIDQKVITVMGQDQEAAILPPDLESQNTAQYGPDCQATPTCSPHHRDENTAAFNALVSLQPPDNTYETVPPETGQQAEILMNLGFRTSPPLLKHPEDPALPGSDYQTIPPFNPSEAFSPPDLQNAPLSDPQCLAECLMSPNHQVTHSSSLDPQVTLFPSSTNQGEAKLDSTKPKGTTPTQLCNQETALLSFTKHGTVLPSGPGMKNKCPRSDRSQAEVRPNFDLQVDMPLRLQCQTQPTLNRKSSGLNYIKPYAVEGQIVPDRIVQAIINSIPQEKIKNDIYKQILLRKMRKFSHRSSRYSSSYYPICLLCASWIPNGCPHEGMKYPFEAQLLALPTPMPGFEELGVRFVLQVPQITACSYLDFPYSHYSLRRHPHGPPAFSSSSNPDLGLCRSSRPKWLHFILGKAHQPGGKCHDSEFIGEMPLRNHSHREEETRDGRTFFKSLLERFQWKLKD